gtttatgtttattaaattaagatGCATTTTGTACGCATTGCGTCCCAGCCGTAAATTAGAGTGTGTATCCGCCCTGGTCCGCCCAGTGGACTCGTCTCGCCTCCAGGTACTCCTCGTGCAGCCGCCGGCGCTCGTCCTCCAGCTTGGCCAGTCGGCGGTAGCGTTGGAGAACCATGCCGCAGCCAAAGAGCAGGGCCACCTGGCAGATCAGCCAGAAGATGAAGAGTGCGATGAGCAGGCTTTGGTTGATGCACACGTTGTCCAGATGCAGTTGGTCGTCGACCCCGGCAATCAAGAGGACTCCCCGCTGGCCGTACATGAAGCTATTCGCGTTGCTCTGATCGGGGCCATGCACCCGTATATTGTAGTTCAGGGGCAGTTCCTCCACTGGCGCCCTGGAATAGTTCAGCCTGCCCTGTTCGGGGGCCACATCCACCACGGTGGAGATGTACACTGGGTTCTGCACGCGCAGATCTTCCGGTCTTCGCTCTGGTTGATCCGCGTGCCGCCTTCTCCGCTGCCAGGAGGCACTGACACAGTTGCTGGGCGAGCAACGCTCCACGCAGAAGCGGATCTTCACATCGAAGCTCACGTTGGCGGTGCCCGAGAACTTGAAGGCATGAAAGCGGGCGCGCAGCATGCTTCTATTAGCGGAGTGCACCCTTTCCAAGGCGGGGAACACACTGGCATCCGTGGGACATCCTCTCTCGTCGATCAGCAGCACGTAGTTCTCGTTGTCCGCCGTCTTGGCCACCAGCGAGGTGGCCCGAAAGTCGGGAAGTGGGGCCAACTGCAACTCCACCAGCTGCTGCGGACTGTACTCCGCTACGATCTGAAGCTCCAGGTCCTGGCCAATCTGCACGTCGTTCGTCTCGTGCTGGTGCGACAGATCCACAATCTGCAGCGAGATGCTGGGATGCGGATGGGGGCCAGTACTGCTGTTGTAGTGCACCACGCCCTCGTGGGGGAACATGCTGTAGGGAATCAGTGAGATGGGAAGCTAGATTAAAGTAGTTAGAATCCCAAAAGTAACTTACTGCTCCGCGTACTCCAGCGAGGACTCCAGGGCAATGGCGCTGGGCACAAGCTCGGAGGCTTCAGCGCTGCTGTCCCGCACTGTAACGCCCAGCGAAGCCGTCGCATTGCTCTGTATGCATCCCACCTTGATCAGCCGGTCGCCCTGCGTCTGCACATTCGGGTTGTTCTGGATGACCACCAGGGCGGAGATGAAGGTTCTGTACAAAGGAAAGAAGGAATATAATAGGTACACCCTTTCTATATGTATAAAGATCTTTTTATACcattgcagagggtattatgatttcagtcagaagtttgtattttcttgatcagcatcactagacgagtcgatgtagccatgtccgtccgtccgtctgcctgtccgtttctcttagttttaaagctatcggttTGAAacattcccaaaagtcttctttccattgcaggtagtatataagtcggaaccagccGGATCTgccaactatatcttatagttcccataggaataatcggaaaaataatcaaaaaaaaatccttgcttcggtgttttttaacattttaccttcttctattagaaatattattttttatatatatattcgtaataaatttttaaaaaatcggacgactatatcatattgCTGCTATAGGAACTATCGGAATattaatgggaaataaattatagcttctttggtttttattgtattctcttcaactctgggatatgactgttttttaataattccgAAAtccgaattaaatttaacaaaaatcggactactgtATTATATAGCTGTTATAGgaaggttaaaaaaataatgtcataATAAgacgaaatttaacatttttgcgatttgtaaattcataggaatgatctgcaagggtatgtaGGCTTCGGTTGGCCGAAGTTTTCTCTCACCTTTGGTATGCCTGGGTCATTTCATAAGCTCGCAGGATGCCACAGCGGCTCTCCTTAAGCTCGGTGCCGATCTGCAGAGTCAGCAGGACACTTCCGTTGCCGGATCCCCTGGCCAGGCATTCCTTAGAGTGCATGCTGGCATAGATCTTGCCCGCAAACCAGTCCTTGGGGTTGTACTTGATGGACATCTCATCGCGGGTGCAGAAAACCCTGACTGAGGAGTATGGAAATTGAGATTAAGATTTGATACACCACATACCCAGGATCTCTCACCATCCAGGCACTTGACCCTTCGCATGTAGACGGAGTTTTCGCGGAGCTTCAGGCTCCGAGGTCCCAGGGACACGATGTCCTCGGAGTGGAGGAGGCACTCGGATGGGGAGACCTGGTTCACGTAGTGGAAGGAGACGCCCTGGCAGTAGAACTTGGTCTCGTGCGAGCACAGCGCCTGGCACTGCAAAACGGAGGAAAGGTTCATCAATCACTCAACCCAATCCCATCGATTTCGATTCCAATCATAAAGCGCGACAAGCGAAGCACGGTGAACACACCTCTTTCTGGGAGAGGCCCAAATACCTGGCCTCCGCGTAGCTGAAGCTGCTGTTGGCATATAGCTCATACGAACAGTTGTCACTTTCGACGGGCCGCTCGTGGCACTGGTTCTCCATGTACTCCTCGTCGTAGGGAGCAGCCCGGAAGGCGTCCGGCTGAATGGTCTTGTCCCTGTCGCTCAGCATGCACCTTCCCAGGCGGGGCGAGGGACTCTGGCCAGGACTCGCTTCGCCACGGAACCTGCAAAGGAAGGCGAAACGATTTTAGACTCTATGTTTCACTCTGGGTAATTTACGAAGCTGCTCTCTAAAACGcccttaaattttaattacgcATATCCATAACTGAGCTCTAGTTCTCTTaaccataataataataacattatgtttcttaaaaaatttaattcttacCAATTTCtataatataactaatttgGAGTATCAAGATTAATTCAAGACAAAGCAACAAATTGTCCAAAAATTtcgtaataaaattccaaaaattaaagattgaaaaaatcaaaaataattttgaacccATACGGTTTTGTTACTCATTTactaaatttgttaaaaattctaaatgaACAGAAGAGATCACTACACTActacaatttttattgtaaaaattaaagtttttattttaaaatttgtaatttttattgtaaaatgtACTATTTTTAGTgtgaaatttaaagtttttcttgtaaaatttacaatttttattgtaaaatgtACAGGTTTTATTGCAAAATGcgtatctccatctccctcgcaatTCCTTCAGCTGAGTAACAAGTCGGAGctcccgactatagcgttctctcttgttaaaacGTAAGATCTGGCTGGCTTTTAAGAATCACATTCTTACTAGTATTGTACTAAAATGCTAATAAGAAAAATGTTACTCACAaatttttacagaaaaaatttaaaaaaaacctaatcTATCCCATCACCGCCTGCGAGTGATGTCATAATCCGGCGAAAAGCCTCGGCcatgcattaaaaatgcacaacaaaagcaattaaTTTGTCCGGCAACAAGCAACGGcaataaacaacaaacaacaaccaaCCACCAAACAGTCAATTACCGCTCACGATTGTTCCGATACGAGGGCGCAAAGGAGGCGGAGAGGCATTTGAATTGGCTTTCGAAGAAGCAGCGCTCGGCGCACTCACGCCGCGTGACCAGCGTCGAAATGGTCTTCTTGCTCTGGAAGACCAACGTACTTCCGGGTATTTTGGTCAGTGCCCAGAGACGCCCTCGGCACGCATCGGGAACTGCAAGGGAAGGTCGGAATGGATCAAGGTCGGTTGAGCCCCCATCCGGCTGTGATTGTGATTATAAACTCTACTCACCTCGGAGGCAGGTCTTTTCGTAGAACACGGCCTCGCCATCGGCCACCAAAGGCAGTTCCCCCGAAATGGCCAGATACCGTGAGGTGCGCTCGAAGTACGAGTAGCCATGACACTCGTCCGTGTCCAGAAGATGCACATAGGCGATGCAGTCGGGATCCTCGTTGCAGATCCGCCAGCACACCTGGCTAGCCGGAAGCTCCTGGTCCCCAAAGGTGCCCGTGCCCAGCATTTCCGGGCCGTAGATCAGGTTGCCCTCATTCAGGTACTCCAGTGGCGGACGGAATCCGACGATCTTCTGCAGCTGCAACTGGTGCAGCGGACACTTGAGCAGCAGGGCAACTGGGGGGCGGAATGCAATTGGAATGCCATGAATGTGGGTTTTAATCTATGGGATGCGCATGACTGCaggccaaaacatttttcaaattgccGAGCAGTGATCATAGGGATCGGGTATCCACTTCAATTCGAGAGGGGAATGTCTGGTAGCTAAGCTTGTGCACCATTGTGACTGGGCATCAattaatatgatatttttatgcataagtAAGCAATGAGAAAATCAATCAGGCATCAGCtagctaaatatttaaatagggGATTTCGAAATGACTGagcttaaagattttttaattcatattaATAGGTATactatacacagagaaaattatcaaaagttttaggtgcaaaaccaggggtgaaacattttaaaaagtaaaacgcttcatacaaattttattttactttgcattttttaatgtttctatttttatttttaaaacgtttctATATGAAAACGGCATCTAAAAcgttgtataattttctctgtgttctAAGGAACTTTATAAATAGGGTTTTCTTTCTGCataaattaactttaaaacAACACTAAACTTTAAGATGTTGtaggattttttttggaatcaGTTTTGAGTCGAAAAAAACTGTGTTTAATTAACAAGAATATTTTTCCTGCCCCTAAATTTGATTATCTATTTTTACAATGAGGAAAACCTAGTAAATCCTTATCTAACTTGTGTTTTCCCCCAATTTCGTTGTTTAGTATGCAATGCATTTCCCTGTGTAGGTCATTCTCCCAttcaataacaataaaaactcGTTCTCAGGGCGTTTGCAAATAAATCTATAATCACAGCTGACATGCACAGCCAGCAAAAGCAACCCTCTCAGCGACTTGTAAATTGATCTGTGCAGCtttggttttctgtttttccacatttttgcTATTGAATGCAAATGGCGAGTGCATCTTCGCCGCTCTTGGAAAACCCTCTCTGATTTTCCATCGTCAGGTAAGCGGCTAAAAATACTGAATGGAGCGCTCGATGACGTTTTGCAGGGGATTTTAGCGAGTTGGGAAGGTCAGTGGAGAGCAGAACTCACCGCTTGCACTCTGCTGGAGAATTAGCAAAATCGCTGAAATCGCTAATTTGCATAGCCAGGGGGCGGTCAGCGTTGATTGGAGGTGCATTGTTTTTCAGATGCGTTTTTGTGGTTGCAGCAGCGAATCGTTTGGCATACTCGGGcaataaattgtaattgaTTTTCGGCTAGAACACGGGTCAGCCTCGTAGACGCATTACACGAACCGGGCTATTTATTCACTGGCTTTTTGCCCCTTGTTTGCTGGTTATGTTTGGCACAGTTTAACACTTTCGACACGTGCACGTACGGATTGTTTGCCACTCAATCGCCTGCAGTTTGAACTATTTGCATATGCAAATGGGTCAGGATCCGGGTCGGGAGCACTTCAGTTCAGTTCTGAATCCTGTCCACTCgccattaaatataaattaggcCGATTTTGGGGTCAGACGCCAGCAGCATCGTTGTGCTAATTACTCCAAACACGCTTATgcataatttgtttgttttttttttccggaAAATAT
This portion of the Drosophila takahashii strain IR98-3 E-12201 chromosome 3R, DtakHiC1v2, whole genome shotgun sequence genome encodes:
- the LOC108061420 gene encoding uncharacterized protein, which produces MHLQSTLTAPWLCKLAISAILLILQQSASVALLLKCPLHQLQLQKIVGFRPPLEYLNEGNLIYGPEMLGTGTFGDQELPASQVCWRICNEDPDCIAYVHLLDTDECHGYSYFERTSRYLAISGELPLVADGEAVFYEKTCLRVPDACRGRLWALTKIPGSTLVFQSKKTISTLVTRRECAERCFFESQFKCLSASFAPSYRNNRERFRGEASPGQSPSPRLGRCMLSDRDKTIQPDAFRAAPYDEEYMENQCHERPVESDNCSYELYANSSFSYAEARYLGLSQKECQALCSHETKFYCQGVSFHYVNQVSPSECLLHSEDIVSLGPRSLKLRENSVYMRRVKCLDVRVFCTRDEMSIKYNPKDWFAGKIYASMHSKECLARGSGNGSVLLTLQIGTELKESRCGILRAYEMTQAYQRTFISALVVIQNNPNVQTQGDRLIKVGCIQSNATASLGVTVRDSSAEASELVPSAIALESSLEYAEHMFPHEGVVHYNSSTGPHPHPSISLQIVDLSHQHETNDVQIGQDLELQIVAEYSPQQLVELQLAPLPDFRATSLVAKTADNENYVLLIDERGCPTDASVFPALERVHSANRSMLRARFHAFKFSGTANVSFDVKIRFCVERCSPSNCVSASWQRRRRHADQPERRPEDLRVQNPVYISTVVDVAPEQGRLNYSRAPVEELPLNYNIRVHGPDQSNANSFMYGQRGVLLIAGVDDQLHLDNVCINQSLLIALFIFWLICQVALLFGCGMVLQRYRRLAKLEDERRRLHEEYLEARRVHWADQGGYTL